TGGGAGGAGTGGTCTCCTATGCTCTTTCAACAAGAGTATAGGAGGCTTCCAGAAGGAGGGGCTAATACTATGGTAGGAAGATATTTCTGGCAATCTATTTAATACGCTATTGATCACATCCATTAATGCCATAGCTTCATTTAAAGTTATACTTTTAGAAAAAAAAGCTTCTTTCCAAATAGCATTTCCCAATTCATATCTAGCAAGGTCTAATGTTTATGCATCTTTAAATAATGAATATTTTTCAAGATTAATTAAAGAATATATAGCATTTGCATCTAAAATTCTGCCTTTCATTTCTATCATCGCGAATACTCTTAGTTATTAATTCTGGTGGAAGCTTAGCTAGTATAGGCTTAATTTTATTAACTTTTTCAC
The Nitrososphaerota archaeon DNA segment above includes these coding regions:
- a CDS encoding CopG family transcriptional regulator, producing MGKTTTISVKMPIELKEKIKKYNIKPSIIMRKALEEAIFEIEISEKVNKIKPILAKLPPELITKSIRDDRNERQNFRCKCYIFFN